The DNA window attaactataGTTTTTATTGAAGTAGTTATTGTAAATTgaattgaatcataaatatcatttggTTTAGTGCAGTTCGTGAACCATAAACACCCCGATTCAAATATTTCAAATGTGTCAGTATTTATTTTACAACGCTCTAATGAATTTCAAGAGAATTCAAATGATTTTACAACAATCCttcattaataaatatattatagtgATGAAAATAATTAGTTGAAATCATCATTAATTAACTGATATTTTTGTCTTCATATAAGGTTATGTGCACCAACATGGGAGAAAACCACTTCAATATTGATTGATGATGGTCATACATGGAGAAAATATGGACAAAAAGCAATAACAAATACAAAATACTTCAGGTATTAGTCAATTTCACATTTTCATCTATATCCATATAAGAATAAAGACTAATCCATATAAGAATAAAGACTAGTGAACAAAAAATATGTATCACACTtgcataattttaataatttttatttagaagtgttataaataaattaaatttaaaattatatatgattCAAAACTTATATGAATAAATGTATATGCAGGAGCTACTataagtgcacaaacaatgatcAACATTGTAAAGCAATGAAACATGTTCAAAGAATTCAAGAGAACCCTCCATTGTATAAGACTACATATTATGGTCATCACACTTGCAAAAGTTATATTCAATCAGATACAAATTCTGAACCAATTTTGTCATGTGACTCTTCCATGTTACTTAGTTTTGAtagtaaaattcaaaataaacaagAAAATTTGTTACCTCCATCACCACCATCACCATCACCATCATTACCACTTCTTATATCTTCAAAAGAGGATTCCATCGAAGCAATTCTGGATGATCATTTTCCTCAAAACCAATTATTCCCTTATGAGAACCTCCAATTATGTGAATTTGATGTTTATACAGATTATTTGACACATGGCAATATTTTATCATTGAGTGAATCTTTTTAGTTTTGAGAGTAGTTATGATTACTCTCAATTTTGAAGACTAAAAATATGCTTCGATGTGAAAAGTTGTTTTCATTAGAGGAAAAATGGTTATAAGAAATAATCTAGTGATTAGTTTTTGAGGTATTTATGCAAAGCAAATATAATTTGTATGTGAGGAAGCATATGCAATTTGGAGAAAAGTGGGTTCATCAATAAAAGCTCGTGTATTATTGAGttgtttatttctatttttaaatggAAATTCTATATAAAAAAGACTTCAAGGTTGAGAGGGGACTCTGATAAAGAGATCTTCTTAAGCAGCAGCGGGTTTCACAATCTAGGTGAATAATGTTGTCCAAATTAGACTATAAACAACTAAATATAATTCAACCTTTTACAATTTATATAGATCATACAATTTTAGTGGGAAAAGGCATGTGGCATAATCTTGGGTTTATCAAAATGAAAAGGATTAACTTATGTTTTGATAGCAAATTTCACTTTTAATTCCTAAAATATGGTCCCCTAATATTTTATGTCCACACTTTTGGTCCTTCTTATTCACGTCAATTTACAAAAACTAACATGACACGTCACATAAAAGTTTTTTTGTTGGCTGAAACGCAATATATTGCGAGGGGTTTATAAACCTCTTCTAAATAATTGAAATCATTAGACAAATTCCAACAACTTCTCTCCTCTTATTGTTTTATAGCACTCCACAATTTCAATACCTACCTACGCTATCACTAATTCTTACCCTAATTTTTAAGGATTTAAGACACCACTACCTTAGTATAAGTTTGTACAATTGTTTgtgattaataataaaaattaatcatATTTAGTTATGATATTGGGTGAAGTAGAAGAATATGGATTATATGCTATTGAGTTACATAATCCTTGTATTAAATAACTGTTTTGACAGTTAGGGTAATTGGTTGTTAGGGCagttagtttgaacaaatttcaaTTACTTGCACTGCAAGTTACATCTTGTATATAAACGTACACCACATCAATGTTAGACTTGAAACTTCACGCACAACAGGACGGTCAAATTTGTAGTTTGGAAAAACTAGGTTTTAAAAAATTTTGGGAAGTAAAAATagagtttaaaattattttcaaaaattaagaATTATATAGGTTCAGTCAAATTAAAAGGACCTAGTCCTCTCCccaagaattgatcttgagagttttCAATAATAGTTGAGAGATTTTAGTAGGAAAGACTCACGAACTcacttatacaaggaaatgatgGGTGATCTTCAACCAAATATTATAAGACAATAAATATGGATGTTTGCGTCTTTTCTTCAGtatattgttgagagtgaaaCAAAAAATCATCCTTCCCAATGGTGGACTAAAGCGATTAGTCTTCTTTCAACAAACACATACCTTAGAGTGGTTGGTTTTCAAGTTCCCAAAAAATTGATCTCAATACATTCGTTTTAACCGGGCTAACTAAAAACTATGAGACTTTAACCTGGCTAATCTTGAACCTATGAAGCTTTTAATACAAAGCTGAGCTTCAACTATCTTGATTTTAATCGGGCTAACTAAGAACCTATAAAACTTTTAATACCGGGTTCAGCTTCAACCTATATTGATTTAAACCGGGCTAACCAATAACCCATGAAGATTTTATCATTGGCTAATCTTCTACCAAACCTAAGATTCATCACATAATCCCCAAATATAAGATTTTCATAGGATGAGCTTATAACTCAAATAAGTCCATAAATGGACTGTTTTAACCAAGGTGTATACAaaagattcctttggtgaatTTTACAATTCTACCCTTTCGAGAATTACAAATATATCGTCATTCACAAATGAACTATTATCATATAGGCAATTGGCTAAAACATTTAATGAGAGAAagttaaataaaactttagaTAGAGAGTGAGAGGAAAGTGTCAAAATATGATTTTTGGATGATTTGGAATGTGAAAAAGAGCCTTTACTTATAGGCTTGTGGTTTTCTCAAAGAGGAATTTGAAATAAATGTATTTTCCATTATCTAATTGATTAGAACATATTGATAATCGATTAGAATGTGCAAATATACTTTTGTAAGTTCTCAAAATGGAAGGTTAATATATCTAGCAGTTGCAAAGAATTAAGGCGCGTTCAAAATAGTTTGGGTCGTAAGTTTATTCATTTCTAATCGATTGGGAATATGCTTTAactaatttaaaaagtaaaaaattcaTCCATAGCTATTTTGTCGGCTCCTAATTCATTTGATACAACTTCCAGACATTTTTCaaagtattttattttgataaatcattttaaaaaaggttttagtgtttgtttgtgttttagCCTTGTGCTTTTCCAAAAAAGCCCAtttgctttatatatatatatatatatatatatatatatatatatatatatatatatatatatatatatatatattcactcaCTTACAAAATTTAAGATATTGCTCATTTTCTAAAAGCCTTTTCCATATGCTACTCTTTATGTTGACACTGCTTAAGATTTCTTGATATGATACTTTTGATTATTTCcatttaattttctctttttggaTAGTCAAGTTGAGGAGATTTAAGGTTGATGTGAGGTGGAGGGCTTGAATCAGAGCCCGTGTTTTTTCAAATAGTCTTTCGTTTTTTTTAATGGTTGTCCGACACAGGAGGTAAGTATTCATAGGGGTCTAAAGTAAGGGGACTGTTGGcacctatttttttattataatgatAAATGGTCTTAGTGCCTCGTTTAAGAGGGATATTTTGGATAGAGTGTTTATGGGGTTTAAATCAGGTGTGGAAGGATTAGAGGTGTCTCATCTCCAATTTGAGGATGATACTATTATAGTTGGGACCCCATCGGTGGATAAACTTTTGAGCATAAAGGTAATTTCGAGAAGTTTTAAGCTTTCTTCTTGCCTTAAAGATAAATTCTCTAAAAGTTGTTTCTTTGGGGTCAATTTATGGAGGAAGTTTTTGGAGTTGGCTTAGAGTTTTTTCATTGTCGATGTAGGCTTCCTTTCAGGTATCATTACTACAAAAAAGGATCTTTCACCACGGTTGGAAAAAGGATATCATCACGGGTGATGAACTATGGTAACGTAGGGTGTGGTAATATGTGCCCACTTTACCGCCACGAGTTGTTAACTGTAGCAAAAACCAAACAACACGTTACAtatcaataaaattatataaagcaACATATATAGTAAAATGTGGAGGTCGGGGGTTCGATACCCAACACCCGAATTTTGAGAGATTTTTCAACATTTCACCACAATCGAAAGTTACAACTGTAGTAAATGACTTACATTAGTCGTTGCAATATACATATTAAAAAGTTGAATTATTTCCAGCGACAATATTAATTGTTGCGATAAGTAACTTTTCTCAGCGATAATATGATTGTTGAGAAAAACAGTAACTTATTATTACGACTTAAATTAGTCGTTGTTATATGCATGATAATGTCAGCAAATTGAAAGTCGTTGCAAAAAAGTCGCTACCAAATATCTAATTTCTTGTAGTGAGTGTACAATATTTCACCATAATAATAACTTGCAACCATTGTGATATGTTCGTTTGAGTTTATTATAACTTATGTGGAATGCTTATTTTACCAGCTTGTTAATAAACATATTACCTTTTAATATAAATTAGAAATTAATAATATGACAAATTGAGTTATATTAGAAGAACATCTTACTTTAATTAATGTTTTTCGAGCTTTCTATAATCCATTATTCATATCTCACTCTTTGACAGTTAGAATTTGGTTTAATGCTTGTAACTCTTCAATCAACACTTCCTATTTTACTAGTTCATTATGCAAAGTTAATAGTTTGCATAATGAACTAGTA is part of the Vicia villosa cultivar HV-30 ecotype Madison, WI linkage group LG2, Vvil1.0, whole genome shotgun sequence genome and encodes:
- the LOC131647779 gene encoding probable WRKY transcription factor 62, translated to MENLSWFPTNGKKAMEEELIRGRDMANQLLEVLSFDDKSNVIREVKRSNSKSSKVLPLDVAQDLVREVLKSLTNTLLYLNKREDSNDVSIMVRDLSFSTNGHKMEEDLDGAYKEIQTLNTKSPKGSKKRKLCAPTWEKTTSILIDDGHTWRKYGQKAITNTKYFRSYYKCTNNDQHCKAMKHVQRIQENPPLYKTTYYGHHTCKSYIQSDTNSEPILSCDSSMLLSFDSKIQNKQENLLPPSPPSPSPSLPLLISSKEDSIEAILDDHFPQNQLFPYENLQLCEFDVYTDYLTHGNILSLSESF